The Hemicordylus capensis ecotype Gifberg chromosome 6, rHemCap1.1.pri, whole genome shotgun sequence genome window below encodes:
- the GOSR2 gene encoding Golgi SNAP receptor complex member 2 isoform X3: MEALYHQTNKQVHEVQSYMGHLETSDKQSVHLVENEIQARIDRIFSNLERLEIFCNKEPPSKRQNAKLRVDQLKYDIQHLQTALRNFQHRRYTREQQERQREELLARTFTTNGTHKKILDVANMLGLSNTVMRLIEKRAFQDKYFMIGGMLVTCVLMFLIVQYLT, from the exons GCAGGTTCATGAGGTCCAGTCATACATGGGACACCTGGAGACTTCAGACAAGCAGTCAGTGCATT tggtagaaaatgaaattCAGGCACGAATAGACAGGATCTTTAGTAACCTGGAACGGTTGGAAATCTTTTGCAACAAAGAACCTCCCAGCAAGCGACAGAATGCCAAACT CCGAGTTGACCAGTTGAAATACGACATCCAGCATCTGCAGACGGCACTGAGGAACTTCCAGCATAGACGCTACACACGGGAGCAGCAAGAGAGACAGCGCGAGGAGCTTCTGGCCCGGACATTCACCACTAAC GGCACTCACAAGAAGATCCTGGATGTTGCCAACATGTTGGGCTTGTCCAACACAGTCATGCGCCTCATTGAGAAACGTGCCTTCCAGGATAAGTACTTTATGATCGGAGGCATGCTGGTGACATGTGTGCTCATGTTCCTCATAGTGCAGTATCTGACATGA
- the GOSR2 gene encoding Golgi SNAP receptor complex member 2 isoform X2: MGHLETSDKQSVHLVENEIQARIDRIFSNLERLEIFCNKEPPSKRQNAKLRVDQLKYDIQHLQTALRNFQHRRYTREQQERQREELLARTFTTNDSDTTIPIDETLQFNESLQNAHRGMDDLIGSGTSILHGLRDQRVTLKGTHKKILDVANMLGLSNTVMRLIEKRAFQDKYFMIGGMLVTCVLMFLIVQYLT, translated from the exons ATGGGACACCTGGAGACTTCAGACAAGCAGTCAGTGCATT tggtagaaaatgaaattCAGGCACGAATAGACAGGATCTTTAGTAACCTGGAACGGTTGGAAATCTTTTGCAACAAAGAACCTCCCAGCAAGCGACAGAATGCCAAACT CCGAGTTGACCAGTTGAAATACGACATCCAGCATCTGCAGACGGCACTGAGGAACTTCCAGCATAGACGCTACACACGGGAGCAGCAAGAGAGACAGCGCGAGGAGCTTCTGGCCCGGACATTCACCACTAAC GATTCTGACACAACCATCCCGATTGATGAAACATTACAGTTTAACGAGTCCCTTCAAAATGCACACCGTGGCATGGATGATCTTATTGGCAGCGGAACCAGCATCCTACATGGCCTGAGGGATCAGAGAGTGACATTAAAG GGCACTCACAAGAAGATCCTGGATGTTGCCAACATGTTGGGCTTGTCCAACACAGTCATGCGCCTCATTGAGAAACGTGCCTTCCAGGATAAGTACTTTATGATCGGAGGCATGCTGGTGACATGTGTGCTCATGTTCCTCATAGTGCAGTATCTGACATGA
- the GOSR2 gene encoding Golgi SNAP receptor complex member 2 isoform X1 gives MEALYHQTNKQVHEVQSYMGHLETSDKQSVHLVENEIQARIDRIFSNLERLEIFCNKEPPSKRQNAKLRVDQLKYDIQHLQTALRNFQHRRYTREQQERQREELLARTFTTNDSDTTIPIDETLQFNESLQNAHRGMDDLIGSGTSILHGLRDQRVTLKGTHKKILDVANMLGLSNTVMRLIEKRAFQDKYFMIGGMLVTCVLMFLIVQYLT, from the exons GCAGGTTCATGAGGTCCAGTCATACATGGGACACCTGGAGACTTCAGACAAGCAGTCAGTGCATT tggtagaaaatgaaattCAGGCACGAATAGACAGGATCTTTAGTAACCTGGAACGGTTGGAAATCTTTTGCAACAAAGAACCTCCCAGCAAGCGACAGAATGCCAAACT CCGAGTTGACCAGTTGAAATACGACATCCAGCATCTGCAGACGGCACTGAGGAACTTCCAGCATAGACGCTACACACGGGAGCAGCAAGAGAGACAGCGCGAGGAGCTTCTGGCCCGGACATTCACCACTAAC GATTCTGACACAACCATCCCGATTGATGAAACATTACAGTTTAACGAGTCCCTTCAAAATGCACACCGTGGCATGGATGATCTTATTGGCAGCGGAACCAGCATCCTACATGGCCTGAGGGATCAGAGAGTGACATTAAAG GGCACTCACAAGAAGATCCTGGATGTTGCCAACATGTTGGGCTTGTCCAACACAGTCATGCGCCTCATTGAGAAACGTGCCTTCCAGGATAAGTACTTTATGATCGGAGGCATGCTGGTGACATGTGTGCTCATGTTCCTCATAGTGCAGTATCTGACATGA